From the genome of Hyphomicrobiales bacterium, one region includes:
- a CDS encoding AAA family ATPase, giving the protein MTDFTDDDIRQLLEASVVMPDDMQSGGLRGQWVPETLADAYAHNEPTQFLIDGLLPVPSLSIVYGGPGSLKSMVLADMALCVAGGVPWLSSMDNGDIIPGVTFRTNQAPVLWVDFDNGNRRTRERIGALGRGHELPATVPMQYVSMPDPWLNASDRTVVRDLALFVTSNKFRLIIVDNLGLILGETEENGGDMAKVMGNLRWLAESTSCAVVIVHHQRKSNGAAASVGVRKGESLRGHSSIEASLDLALCVERNNREDAVIITATKVRDYQEFDTFGAIWTYQHVDGTKMLHTGRFWSRAVATSEESVNIAIMAHIKNEMRSVGNWMPAKDITDLVCERMAAKPGGKAPSIRKVKGLLREMAESGQIFKRGGTSNLEYSR; this is encoded by the coding sequence ATGACTGATTTTACTGATGACGACATCAGGCAATTGTTAGAGGCGAGTGTAGTTATGCCGGATGATATGCAATCCGGCGGTCTTCGTGGGCAATGGGTACCCGAAACGCTAGCCGACGCATATGCGCATAATGAGCCGACGCAATTTCTGATTGACGGATTGTTGCCGGTTCCCTCTCTGTCCATTGTGTACGGTGGCCCTGGCAGCCTTAAGTCAATGGTCCTGGCTGACATGGCGCTGTGCGTTGCCGGCGGCGTTCCGTGGTTATCGTCAATGGACAACGGCGACATTATCCCCGGCGTTACATTCCGCACGAATCAAGCTCCGGTCCTCTGGGTAGACTTCGATAACGGCAATCGTCGCACCCGTGAGCGCATCGGCGCTTTGGGGCGAGGTCACGAATTGCCCGCAACTGTCCCGATGCAATACGTATCAATGCCTGACCCCTGGCTTAACGCATCAGACCGGACAGTCGTCAGGGACTTAGCACTATTCGTCACAAGCAATAAGTTCAGGCTCATCATCGTCGATAACCTGGGCCTTATCCTGGGAGAGACAGAGGAAAACGGCGGAGATATGGCAAAGGTAATGGGCAATCTGCGATGGTTGGCAGAGAGCACCAGTTGCGCCGTGGTCATTGTCCATCATCAGCGCAAGTCAAACGGCGCGGCCGCATCGGTCGGCGTGCGCAAGGGCGAAAGCCTGCGCGGGCATTCCAGTATCGAAGCATCGCTGGATCTGGCGCTGTGCGTCGAGCGCAATAACCGAGAGGATGCCGTAATCATAACGGCAACCAAAGTCAGGGACTACCAGGAGTTCGATACGTTCGGCGCCATCTGGACATATCAGCATGTTGACGGAACGAAAATGCTACACACGGGGCGATTCTGGTCACGAGCCGTCGCAACCAGTGAAGAATCCGTCAACATCGCAATTATGGCGCATATCAAGAATGAGATGCGGTCGGTCGGTAACTGGATGCCGGCGAAAGATATTACCGATTTGGTGTGCGAGCGCATGGCAGCCAAGCCCGGCGGGAAGGCTCCGAGTATCCGAAAGGTCAAGGGATTGCTGCGCGAAATGGCGGAGTCTGGGCAAATATTCAAGCGTGGCGGAACGTCCAATTTGGAGTATTCGAGATGA